A single window of Mycobacterium sp. ITM-2016-00318 DNA harbors:
- a CDS encoding DNA polymerase III subunit delta' codes for MAGVFSRLVGQGAVEAELVAAAQAARRDPAHHRNAIGTMTHAWLITGPPGSGRSIAALCFAAALQCQSDGVPGCGECRACTTTMAGTHADVRRIIPEGLSIGVTEMRNIVQIASRRPSTGQWQIVLIEDADRLTEGAANALLKVVEEPPRSTVFLLCAPSVDPEDIAITLRSRCRHVALVTPQVDAIARVLIDSDGLPAEDAEWAASVSGGHVGRARRLATDEEARRRRERALSLARDAATPSRAYGAAEELVAAAEAEAMALTADRNETESEELRTALGAGGTGKGTAGTMRGAAGAIKDLEKRQKSRQTRASRDALDRALIDLATYFRDALLVSAQAGEIRPNHPDMSDKVASMAAVVPPDRLLRCIEAVLECREALAVNVKPKFAVDAMVATVGRALRN; via the coding sequence ATGGCAGGTGTCTTTTCGCGTCTGGTGGGCCAAGGTGCTGTTGAGGCGGAGTTGGTGGCCGCCGCACAGGCTGCGCGCCGTGACCCCGCTCACCATCGCAACGCCATTGGGACCATGACACATGCCTGGCTGATCACCGGACCACCAGGATCGGGGCGTTCGATCGCCGCATTGTGCTTCGCAGCGGCGCTGCAGTGCCAATCCGACGGCGTGCCGGGTTGCGGGGAGTGCCGCGCGTGCACCACGACGATGGCCGGGACGCACGCTGACGTGCGTCGAATCATTCCCGAGGGGCTGTCGATCGGCGTGACGGAGATGCGCAACATCGTGCAGATCGCGTCGCGGCGCCCGAGCACGGGCCAGTGGCAGATCGTGCTGATCGAAGACGCCGACCGGCTCACCGAGGGCGCGGCGAACGCGCTGCTCAAGGTGGTCGAGGAGCCGCCGCGGTCGACGGTGTTTCTGCTGTGTGCACCGTCGGTGGATCCGGAGGACATCGCGATCACGCTGCGGTCGCGCTGCCGGCATGTCGCGCTGGTGACGCCGCAGGTGGACGCGATCGCCCGGGTGCTGATCGATTCCGACGGGCTGCCCGCCGAGGACGCCGAATGGGCGGCTTCGGTCAGTGGCGGGCATGTTGGGCGGGCGCGGCGGCTGGCGACCGACGAGGAAGCGAGGCGGCGGCGCGAGCGGGCGCTGAGCCTGGCGCGGGACGCGGCGACGCCGTCGCGGGCGTACGGCGCCGCTGAGGAGTTGGTGGCCGCCGCGGAGGCGGAGGCGATGGCTCTTACGGCCGATCGCAACGAGACCGAGTCCGAGGAGTTGCGCACGGCGCTGGGAGCGGGCGGCACCGGTAAGGGCACCGCGGGCACGATGCGCGGCGCTGCGGGTGCCATCAAAGACCTTGAGAAGAGGCAGAAGTCGCGGCAGACGCGCGCGTCGCGCGATGCGCTGGACCGCGCGCTGATCGACCTGGCGACGTACTTCAGGGACGCGCTACTGGTGTCGGCACAGGCGGGCGAGATACGGCCGAACCATCCGGACATGTCCGACAAGGTGGCGTCGATGGCGGCCGTGGTGCCGCCCGACCGGCTGTTGCGGTGCATCGAGGCGGTGCTGGAGTGCCGCGAGGCGCTCGCGGTCAATGTGAAACCGAAGTTCGCCGTCGATGCGATGGTCGCGACGGTCGGGCGGGCGCTGCGCAACTGA
- a CDS encoding adenylate/guanylate cyclase domain-containing protein, whose amino-acid sequence MTTEAEPIGRISAFVRWVARTPWPVFTLGMLQSDIIGALFVLGFLRFGLPPEDRIQLQDLPTLNLTVFLAFLFLTFVIGAYLSLRLLIPVMRWQRRDSLLTAADPAATELARTRALRMPFYRSLISVTNWFLGSVVFIVASWPVASHAAPVVAVATALGATATAIIGYLQSERVLRPVAVAALRGGVPENYRAAGVILRQVLTWVLSTGVPVLAIVLALVASKFQILSASADRLITPILIMAIAALFVGLAGTVLVAMAIADPLRQLRWALGEVQRGNYNAHMQIYDASELGLLQAGFNDMVRDLAERQRLRDLFGRYVGEDVARRALERGTELGGQERDVAVLFVDLVGSTQLASTRPAADVVSLLNEFFRVVVDTVNRHGGFVNKFQGDAALAIFGAPIEHPDASGAALAASRELHDELLNVLGFDMEFGIGVSAGRAIAGHIGAQARFEYTVIGDPVNEAARLTELAKLEEGHVLASAIAVSGALDAEALCWDVGEIVELRGRIAPTQLARPLNLEMTPEPADEASEISR is encoded by the coding sequence GTGACCACAGAGGCCGAACCGATCGGGCGAATCAGCGCATTCGTTCGCTGGGTGGCGCGTACGCCCTGGCCGGTGTTCACGCTGGGGATGCTGCAGTCCGACATCATCGGTGCCCTGTTCGTGTTGGGTTTTCTCCGGTTCGGCCTGCCGCCGGAGGACCGCATCCAGCTGCAGGATCTGCCCACCCTCAACCTGACCGTGTTCCTGGCGTTCCTGTTTCTCACCTTCGTCATCGGCGCCTACCTGAGTCTGCGGTTACTGATTCCCGTGATGCGCTGGCAGCGCCGCGACAGCCTGCTCACCGCCGCCGACCCCGCCGCCACCGAACTCGCCCGGACCCGCGCGCTCAGGATGCCCTTCTACCGCTCGCTGATCAGCGTCACCAACTGGTTTCTGGGATCCGTCGTGTTCATCGTCGCCAGCTGGCCGGTCGCCAGCCACGCCGCGCCCGTCGTCGCCGTCGCTACCGCCCTCGGCGCGACCGCCACCGCGATCATCGGCTACCTGCAGTCCGAGCGCGTGCTGCGGCCTGTCGCCGTGGCAGCCCTTCGCGGCGGTGTCCCGGAGAACTACCGTGCCGCGGGCGTCATCCTGCGCCAGGTGCTGACGTGGGTGCTGTCAACCGGCGTTCCGGTCCTCGCGATCGTGCTGGCGCTGGTGGCCAGCAAGTTCCAGATCCTCTCCGCGTCCGCCGACCGGTTGATCACGCCGATCCTGATCATGGCGATCGCCGCGCTGTTCGTCGGTCTGGCCGGCACGGTCCTTGTCGCGATGGCGATCGCCGACCCTTTGCGCCAATTGCGTTGGGCACTTGGCGAAGTCCAGCGCGGTAACTACAACGCGCACATGCAGATCTACGACGCCAGTGAGTTGGGCCTGCTACAAGCCGGATTCAACGACATGGTTCGCGACCTCGCCGAGCGGCAAAGGCTCCGTGACCTTTTCGGTCGCTATGTTGGCGAGGACGTCGCCCGCCGCGCCCTGGAGCGGGGGACCGAGCTTGGCGGCCAGGAACGCGACGTAGCCGTCCTGTTCGTCGATCTGGTGGGTTCCACCCAGTTGGCCTCCACCCGGCCAGCCGCCGACGTCGTGAGCCTGCTCAACGAGTTCTTCCGCGTCGTCGTCGATACCGTCAACCGCCACGGCGGGTTCGTCAACAAGTTTCAGGGCGACGCGGCCCTGGCCATCTTCGGCGCGCCGATCGAGCACCCGGACGCCTCCGGGGCCGCGCTCGCGGCCTCCCGCGAGCTGCACGACGAACTGCTCAACGTGCTCGGCTTCGACATGGAGTTCGGCATCGGAGTGTCCGCCGGGCGCGCCATCGCGGGCCACATCGGCGCCCAGGCGCGATTCGAGTACACCGTCATCGGCGACCCCGTCAACGAGGCCGCCCGGCTCACCGAGCTCGCCAAGCTCGAGGAGGGCCACGTCTTGGCCTCGGCGATCGCTGTCAGCGGGGCGTTGGACGCCGAGGCGTTGTGCTGGGACGTCGGCGAGATCGTCGAACTTCGCGGACGTATCGCGCCGACGCAGCTCGCGCGCCCACTCAACCTCGAGATGACCCCGGAGCCTGCCGACGAGGCAAGCGAAATCTCGCGCTAG
- the topA gene encoding type I DNA topoisomerase has protein sequence MADGDRGSGRNGGVRRLVIVESPTKARKIAGYLGSNYIVESSRGHIRDLPRAAADVPAKFKSEPWARLGVNVDEDFEPLYIVSPDKKSTVTELKGLLKDVDELYLATDGDREGEAIAWHLLETLKPRIPVKRMVFHEITEPAIRNAAEHPRDLDNDLVDAQETRRILDRLYGYEVSPVLWKKVAPKLSAGRVQSVATRIIVQRERERMAFRSAGYWDVTAELDASVSDAQASPPTFTARLNQVDGRRVASGRDFDSLGQLKKPDEVLVLDEASAGALAGGLRGVQLEVTSVEQKPYTRRPYAPFMTSTLQQEAGRKLRFSSERTMSIAQRLYENGYITYMRTDSTTLSESAINAARNQARQLYGEEYVHPTARQYTRKVKNAQEAHEAIRPAGDVFQTPGQLHSQLDTDEFRLYELIWQRTVASQMADASGTTLSLRVSGAARSGEQVVFNASGRTITFPGFLKAYVESIDELAGGESDDAESRLPNLQQGQRVDAKELTPDGHNTSPPARYTEASLIKALEDLGIGRPSTYSSIIKTIQDRGYVHKKGSALVPSWVAFAVTGLLEQHFGRLVDYDFTAAMEDELDEIASGNEQRTVWLTNFYFGGDHGVPESIARSGGLKKLVGVNLEGIDAREVNSIKLFDDEEGRAIYVRVGKNGPYLERMVVGDDGELKPQRANLKDELTPDELTLDLAEKAFATPQEGRHLGVDPETGHPIVAKDGRYGPYVTEILPEPDEPEDGAPAKKGKKPTGPKPRTGSLLRSMDLETVTLEDALRLLSLPRVVGVDPNSGEEITAQNGRYGPYLKRGNDSRSLTTEEQMFDITLEEALKIYSEPKRRAGQRASTPPLRELGEDPTTGKPMVIKDGRFGPYVTDGETNASLRKGDDVLSITDERAGELLADRRARGPVKRTAKKAAKKAAKKAPAKKAVK, from the coding sequence TTGGCTGACGGGGACCGCGGCAGCGGCCGCAACGGTGGAGTGCGGCGACTCGTCATAGTCGAGTCGCCCACTAAAGCACGCAAAATTGCCGGTTATCTCGGCTCCAACTACATCGTGGAGTCTTCCCGCGGCCACATCAGGGATCTACCGAGGGCGGCCGCCGACGTGCCCGCCAAGTTCAAATCGGAGCCGTGGGCACGGCTCGGCGTCAACGTCGACGAGGACTTCGAGCCGCTCTACATCGTCAGCCCCGACAAGAAGAGCACCGTCACCGAGCTCAAGGGCCTGCTCAAGGACGTCGACGAGCTCTATCTGGCCACGGACGGCGACCGGGAGGGTGAGGCCATCGCCTGGCATCTCCTGGAGACACTGAAGCCGCGCATCCCGGTCAAGCGGATGGTGTTCCACGAGATCACCGAGCCGGCCATCCGCAACGCCGCCGAGCATCCGCGCGACCTGGACAACGACCTCGTCGACGCGCAGGAGACCCGCCGCATCCTCGACCGCCTCTACGGCTACGAGGTCAGCCCCGTGCTGTGGAAGAAGGTCGCGCCGAAGCTGTCGGCGGGCCGCGTCCAGTCGGTGGCCACGCGGATAATCGTTCAGCGCGAACGCGAACGGATGGCGTTCCGCAGTGCCGGCTACTGGGATGTCACCGCCGAGCTGGACGCGAGCGTCTCCGACGCCCAGGCGTCGCCGCCGACGTTCACCGCGAGGTTGAATCAGGTTGACGGCAGGCGGGTGGCCAGCGGCCGCGACTTCGACTCACTGGGTCAGCTGAAGAAACCCGACGAGGTGCTCGTCCTCGACGAGGCGAGCGCCGGTGCGCTGGCGGGCGGCCTGCGTGGCGTGCAGCTCGAGGTCACCTCTGTCGAGCAGAAGCCGTACACGCGTAGGCCGTACGCGCCGTTCATGACGTCGACATTGCAGCAGGAGGCGGGCCGCAAGCTGCGCTTCTCCTCGGAGCGCACGATGAGTATCGCGCAGCGGCTGTACGAGAACGGCTACATCACCTATATGCGTACCGACTCGACGACGCTCTCGGAGTCGGCCATCAACGCCGCACGCAACCAGGCCCGCCAGTTGTACGGCGAGGAATACGTGCATCCAACGGCGCGCCAGTACACCCGCAAGGTGAAGAACGCGCAGGAGGCGCACGAGGCGATTCGTCCCGCGGGCGACGTCTTCCAGACGCCGGGGCAGCTGCACAGCCAGCTCGACACCGACGAGTTCCGGCTCTACGAGCTGATTTGGCAGCGCACGGTCGCGTCGCAGATGGCCGATGCGAGCGGAACGACGCTGTCGCTGCGGGTATCGGGCGCCGCACGCTCGGGCGAGCAGGTCGTGTTCAACGCCAGCGGCCGCACCATCACGTTCCCCGGCTTCCTGAAGGCCTACGTCGAGAGCATCGACGAGCTGGCGGGCGGCGAGTCCGATGACGCCGAGAGCCGGCTGCCGAACCTGCAGCAGGGCCAGCGCGTCGACGCCAAGGAGCTGACGCCCGACGGGCACAACACGTCACCGCCGGCCCGGTATACCGAGGCATCGCTGATCAAGGCGCTCGAAGACCTGGGGATCGGCAGACCATCGACGTACTCGTCGATCATCAAGACCATCCAGGACCGCGGCTACGTGCACAAGAAGGGCAGCGCCCTGGTGCCCTCGTGGGTGGCGTTCGCCGTCACCGGCCTGCTCGAACAGCACTTCGGGCGGTTGGTCGACTACGACTTCACCGCGGCCATGGAAGACGAGCTCGACGAGATCGCCTCGGGCAACGAACAGCGCACGGTGTGGCTCACCAACTTCTACTTCGGCGGCGACCACGGCGTGCCCGAGTCGATCGCCCGATCCGGCGGCCTGAAGAAGCTCGTCGGCGTGAACCTCGAAGGCATCGATGCCCGAGAAGTCAACTCCATCAAGCTGTTCGATGACGAAGAAGGCCGCGCGATCTACGTCCGCGTCGGCAAGAACGGCCCCTATCTCGAGCGCATGGTCGTCGGCGACGACGGTGAGCTCAAACCGCAGCGTGCCAACCTCAAGGACGAGCTGACGCCCGACGAGCTGACCCTCGACCTTGCTGAAAAGGCTTTCGCCACACCGCAAGAGGGCCGACATCTCGGTGTCGATCCCGAGACAGGGCATCCGATCGTCGCCAAGGATGGCCGATACGGGCCCTACGTGACCGAGATACTTCCGGAACCGGACGAGCCCGAAGACGGTGCGCCCGCGAAGAAGGGCAAGAAGCCGACCGGGCCGAAGCCACGTACCGGTTCACTGCTGCGCTCGATGGACTTGGAGACGGTGACGCTCGAGGACGCGTTGCGGCTTCTGTCGCTGCCCCGTGTCGTCGGGGTCGACCCGAATTCGGGCGAGGAGATCACCGCGCAGAACGGCCGCTACGGGCCATATCTCAAGCGCGGGAACGATTCTCGTTCGCTGACGACCGAAGAGCAGATGTTCGACATCACGCTCGAAGAGGCGCTGAAGATTTACTCCGAACCCAAACGCCGTGCGGGACAGCGTGCTTCGACGCCGCCGCTGCGCGAGTTGGGTGAGGATCCGACGACGGGCAAGCCGATGGTCATCAAGGACGGCCGCTTCGGCCCGTACGTGACCGACGGCGAGACGAACGCCAGCCTGCGCAAGGGTGACGACGTGCTGTCGATCACCGACGAGCGGGCCGGCGAGCTGCTGGCCGACAGGCGTGCGCGCGGGCCGGTCAAGCGGACGGCGAAGAAGGCCGCAAAGAAGGCCGCGAAGAAGGCGCCGGCCAAGAAAGCCGTCAAGTAG